A stretch of DNA from Cohaesibacter gelatinilyticus:
ACATCCATTGCTGAGACCAGGGGACGGATTATCGGGCAATTCCTGATCAATGAATTGGACGAACAGGGATATCTGAAATCTGATTTGACGCTGGTTGCCAATCGGCTGGGTACTGAGTTGAAGGAAGTGGAAGACGTTCTCTCCGTATTGCAAACTTTTGAGCCTTGTGGTGTTTTTGCACGCTCACTGGCAGAATGCCTGGCGCTTCAACTCAAAGATAGAAATCGTTTTGATCCGGCAATGGAAGCTTTGCTGGATAATTTGGATTTGTTGGCAAAGCGTGATTTCCTGACGTTGAAAAAGCTCTGCAATGTTGATGATGACGATTTCAGCGAAATGATAATGGAAATTCGTGCGCTGGATCCGCGACCGGGAAGTGCTTTTGGGCAATTAACAGTTCAGCCCGTGATTCCCGACGTCTTTGTGCACCAGAACAATGACGGTAGTTGGAAGCTGGAATTGAATAGTGAAACCCTGCCGCGTGTACTGGTCAATCGTACTTATTATTCCAAGATCAGTAATTCAGCCAAGAACAGTCGGGAAAAAGAATTTCTGGTTGATTGTCTGCAAAATGCCAACTGGTTGGTGAAGAGTCTGGATCAACGCGCGCAGACAATTTTGAAAGTAGCGACCGAGATTGTCCGACAGCAGGATGCATTCTTCGCTTATGGCGTAACACATCTGCGTCCCTTGACATTGAAGACGGTAGCAGATGCGATCTCGATGCATGAATCAACGGTCAGTCGAGTGACTTCCAATAAGTATATGGCGACCAATCGGGGTGTATTTGAGCTGAAATATTTCTTTACATCGGCCATTTCCGCTACAGGTGGAGCAGACAGTCATTCAGCTGAGGCGGTAAAATATCGTATTCGTCAAGCAATTGACGCAGAGGATGTCAAAAAGGTTCTCTCAGACGATGCATTGGTGAAATTACTTCGTGACGAAGGCATCGACATCGCTCGCAGAACCGTTGCCAAATATCGTGAAGCTATGAATATCCAATCTTCGGTACAAAGAAGGCGCGAGAAAAAAGCAGCTCTTGGTTAGGATATACACCATCAATCTGGCGAATCTGGCATCAAGGTACTCTGAATATGGCTTGAAAAGAGCGACAGACAGGCAGGTTGCGCTGTTCAGATACCTTATTGACAGAAGATGCTGATCATTTTTTGGTGACCAGCTTGTCTTCGGATGTTCTGATAGAAGGCCAACAGCCCAATAGGGTGATTCCCTTACTGAAGCTATTATATCTCCATTCTTGTCCTTGTCC
This window harbors:
- the rpoN gene encoding RNA polymerase factor sigma-54 — encoded protein: MALTPRLDLRQSQSLVMTPQLMQAIQLLQMSNLELTAHIQKELESNPLLEQPETDNAMAEFGQEAPIANQAENSAEHATGDEVHATPDLADQMGEKAADHTEAINQDLDARLDNVFPDDNDRPNQSDGPQLNDPWMSTPTRNGGANPDFDLEAVLAGTESLSDHLEEQLITSIAETRGRIIGQFLINELDEQGYLKSDLTLVANRLGTELKEVEDVLSVLQTFEPCGVFARSLAECLALQLKDRNRFDPAMEALLDNLDLLAKRDFLTLKKLCNVDDDDFSEMIMEIRALDPRPGSAFGQLTVQPVIPDVFVHQNNDGSWKLELNSETLPRVLVNRTYYSKISNSAKNSREKEFLVDCLQNANWLVKSLDQRAQTILKVATEIVRQQDAFFAYGVTHLRPLTLKTVADAISMHESTVSRVTSNKYMATNRGVFELKYFFTSAISATGGADSHSAEAVKYRIRQAIDAEDVKKVLSDDALVKLLRDEGIDIARRTVAKYREAMNIQSSVQRRREKKAALG